DNA sequence from the Deltaproteobacteria bacterium genome:
ATAAGGTTCCTGGCGGAAACGATAATATAGGAGACCACCTCAAAAATTTTTTCCTCAAAAACCTGCTTATCCATTGTAGGCCTCGAACCAGTAAATTCCATTGAAACGTCGCTCCGGCGGTGGGGGAATCTTCGCCGGATGACCGATGCTTACCAATAGGTGCGGAAGGATATGCTCCGGCATACCCAAAAGCTTTGCCACGGCACCCGGATGAAATGAGGCTATGACACAAGTGCCAAGGCCCATCTCGTATGCCGCCAGCAAGATGTTCTGGGCCGCCATGGCAGAGTCCATTTTGGTTATGGATTCCGGCCCCATCTTGCCTCCCTTATGCCTGGCCGCCTCCATGTCCTGAGCGATCACAATGAGCGCAGGAGGATCACCCAAAAGACCGGGACTTACCATCTTGATCTTCTTCATCATCGACTTTTCGGTCACGACGACGAAGCGCCAGGTCTGTCCGTTTCCTCCGGATGGCGCCCAGACGGCCGCCTCCAGCAGTTTGATCAAGGTTTCCT
Encoded proteins:
- a CDS encoding nitroreductase family protein, with protein sequence MDVMTAIKRRRSIRSFTDEPVDKETLIKLLEAAVWAPSGGNGQTWRFVVVTEKSMMKKIKMVSPGLLGDPPALIVIAQDMEAARHKGGKMGPESITKMDSAMAAQNILLAAYEMGLGTCVIASFHPGAVAKLLGMPEHILPHLLVSIGHPAKIPPPPERRFNGIYWFEAYNG